The proteins below are encoded in one region of Clostridium estertheticum:
- a CDS encoding M20 family metallopeptidase: protein METNTNKRSELKAVIISNIDSNKENYIRISHDIHNNPELGNQEFFASTILTEVLSNEGFNIEKSVAGHPTSFIARKKSKEKKGPIIGFLAEYDALPNLGHACGHNIIGTTSVAAAISLSKVIDKVGGEVVVLGTPAEEGGENGSAKGSFVKYNLLKGIDACLIAHPGSRNCITSDSLAVDPLDFEFIGKSAHAAACPEKGINALEGVIQLFNGINALRQHLSKDVSIHGIITHGGDAPNIVPEYAKARFFIRAATRIRCDEVTNKVRNIAKGAALATGSKVNIIAFQNKVDNMLKNRTLDNIFVESLNSLGVDIDIKKESNVGSSDVGNISHVVPTIQPNIKIGPDTLVGHTKEFCDAAISEQGDIALITGAKALALTGFCLLADEDKLKSIKDEFSRVLAEK, encoded by the coding sequence ATGGAAACTAATACAAACAAGAGATCTGAATTAAAAGCGGTGATTATATCAAATATTGATAGCAACAAAGAAAATTATATAAGAATCAGTCATGATATCCACAATAACCCTGAGTTAGGAAACCAAGAATTTTTTGCTTCTACTATTCTTACTGAAGTTTTGTCAAATGAGGGGTTTAACATAGAAAAATCAGTAGCAGGCCATCCTACCTCATTTATAGCAAGGAAAAAATCCAAAGAAAAAAAAGGTCCAATTATAGGATTTTTAGCAGAGTATGATGCACTTCCAAACTTAGGACATGCTTGCGGTCATAACATAATTGGTACTACAAGTGTTGCAGCTGCAATTAGTTTATCAAAAGTAATTGATAAGGTAGGGGGTGAAGTAGTAGTTTTAGGCACTCCTGCTGAAGAAGGAGGAGAAAATGGTAGTGCAAAGGGAAGTTTTGTAAAATATAATTTACTTAAAGGGATAGATGCTTGCTTAATTGCCCATCCTGGAAGCAGAAATTGTATTACTAGTGATTCTTTAGCTGTTGACCCATTGGATTTCGAATTTATAGGGAAATCAGCTCATGCAGCAGCTTGCCCAGAAAAAGGTATAAATGCTTTAGAGGGAGTTATACAATTATTTAATGGAATAAATGCGTTAAGACAGCATTTATCAAAGGATGTAAGCATACATGGTATTATAACTCATGGAGGAGATGCTCCAAATATTGTTCCAGAGTATGCTAAAGCGAGGTTTTTTATTAGAGCAGCTACTCGTATACGTTGTGATGAAGTAACTAATAAAGTCAGAAATATAGCTAAAGGCGCTGCGCTTGCTACTGGTTCTAAGGTTAACATTATAGCATTTCAAAATAAGGTAGATAACATGCTTAAAAATAGAACACTTGATAATATATTTGTAGAAAGTTTAAATTCCTTAGGAGTTGATATAGACATAAAAAAAGAATCAAATGTTGGGTCTTCAGATGTTGGAAATATAAGTCATGTTGTCCCAACCATTCAGCCAAATATTAAAATAGGACCAGATACTTTAGTAGGGCACACTAAAGAATTTTGTGATGCAGCAATATCAGAGCAGGGTGATATTGCGTTAATAACTGGTGCGAAGGCTTTAGCACTTACTGGGTTTTGTTTGTTAGCCGATGAAGATAAACTAAAAAGTATAAAGGATGAATTTAGTAGAGTGCTGGCTGAGAAATAA
- a CDS encoding methionine ABC transporter ATP-binding protein, with product MIWLKGIRKVYVNGQGTVEALKEIDLHVEKGKIYGIIGYSGAGKSTLIRCINLLEKPTSGQVIVNNRDLTKLSGKYLRDSRKKIGMIFQHFNLMRSRNVFQNVSYPLKGNKYSKDEKKKKVLSLLELVGLSDKILAYPSQLSGGQKQRVAITRALANDPQVLLCDEATSAIDPQTTSSILKLLKEINEKLNLTIVIITHQMEVVKEICQEVAVMEDGLIVERGDIIDIFTNPQTKITKDFISTVFHYDKIYDFIQDEEFTDGETIAKISFVGSKTSQAFISKLSRKFKIDASILFGNIEIIQHVPIGNLIVKFTGTSDGISGSIKYLEQNNINVEVITHASVSNDLHAKCDGIIS from the coding sequence ATGATTTGGCTTAAAGGAATAAGAAAAGTTTATGTAAATGGTCAAGGAACAGTTGAAGCTTTAAAAGAAATTGATCTACATGTTGAGAAAGGTAAAATCTATGGAATTATTGGATACAGCGGAGCAGGCAAAAGCACTTTAATAAGATGCATAAATTTATTAGAGAAACCAACAAGTGGACAAGTTATAGTTAATAATAGAGATTTAACTAAATTGTCAGGAAAATATCTAAGAGATAGCAGAAAAAAAATTGGTATGATATTTCAACATTTTAACTTAATGAGAAGTCGAAATGTATTTCAAAATGTTTCATATCCACTTAAGGGAAACAAATATAGTAAGGATGAAAAAAAAAAAAAAGTTTTAAGTCTTTTGGAGCTCGTTGGGCTTAGTGATAAGATTTTAGCATATCCATCACAACTAAGTGGAGGTCAAAAACAGAGAGTTGCTATCACTCGTGCACTCGCAAATGATCCACAAGTTTTATTATGTGACGAAGCAACTTCGGCAATAGACCCACAAACCACCAGTTCAATTCTAAAACTTCTAAAGGAGATTAATGAAAAATTAAATTTAACAATAGTAATAATTACTCACCAGATGGAAGTCGTAAAGGAGATTTGTCAGGAAGTTGCTGTAATGGAAGATGGGCTAATTGTAGAAAGGGGTGATATAATCGATATTTTCACAAACCCCCAAACTAAGATAACTAAAGATTTTATTTCTACTGTTTTCCACTATGATAAGATATACGATTTTATTCAGGATGAAGAATTCACAGATGGCGAAACAATTGCTAAAATATCATTTGTTGGTTCAAAAACAAGCCAAGCCTTTATTTCAAAGCTTTCAAGAAAATTTAAAATTGATGCCAGTATATTATTTGGAAATATTGAAATTATTCAACACGTACCTATTGGCAATTTAATTGTAAAGTTCACTGGCACAAGCGACGGAATAAGTGGATCAATAAAATATCTTGAACAAAACAATATAAATGTGGAGGTGATAACTCATGCATCAGTTTCTAATGACTTACATGCCAAATGTGATGGAATTATTTCCTGA
- the ltrA gene encoding group II intron reverse transcriptase/maturase: protein MNFSNSTTDKTERLKDAKSLAFQWETIDWKQAENDVNRLQTRIAKATVKGNNKAKRLQYLLTHSFSAKAYAVRKVTTNKGKNTPGVDKKLWSTSASKMKAVLSLTDKNYKSKPLRRVYIEKKGKKQKRPLGIPTMYDRAMQTLYALALEPIAETKGDSISFGFRHGRSAKDACEQIFCVLARKCSPTWILEGDIKGCFDNINHEWLQENIPMDKGIMKQFLKSGYIYEEKLFPTETGSPQGGAISSIYANMTLDGLEKVIQNKYHRNSKGKIENHYRAKTKVNLIRYADDFVITANSKEVAEELKTTVSQFLGSRGLTLSEEKTRITHIDKGFDFLGWTFKKYKGKLIVKPSKSSIKNIIRRCSTIILKEGKASTQSDLIRRLNQVIRGWTNYHKHVVASKAFSYINNTLYYLLQQWAKHRHPNKNQWWRLNRYWHEKNVKRWLFTTDDYSLINLRRIKIVRHPKLQISKTPFLDKDYFDQRKMKLHALVAA, encoded by the coding sequence ATGAATTTTAGTAATTCAACGACGGATAAAACCGAGAGACTAAAAGACGCCAAATCACTTGCCTTTCAATGGGAAACTATTGATTGGAAACAAGCTGAAAACGATGTTAATAGACTACAAACCCGAATCGCTAAGGCAACAGTAAAAGGGAATAATAAGGCCAAAAGATTACAATACCTATTAACCCACTCTTTTTCAGCTAAAGCTTATGCTGTAAGAAAAGTAACAACAAATAAAGGGAAAAACACACCCGGAGTAGATAAGAAACTATGGTCGACTTCTGCTTCAAAGATGAAAGCAGTGCTTTCTCTAACTGATAAAAACTATAAATCAAAACCTTTAAGACGAGTATATATCGAAAAGAAAGGTAAAAAGCAAAAACGTCCATTAGGCATACCAACAATGTATGATAGAGCAATGCAAACCTTATACGCACTAGCACTTGAACCAATCGCGGAAACAAAAGGTGATTCTATTTCATTTGGATTCCGTCATGGAAGAAGTGCAAAAGATGCTTGCGAGCAAATTTTTTGTGTATTAGCTAGAAAATGCTCTCCGACATGGATACTTGAAGGTGACATAAAAGGTTGCTTTGATAACATCAACCATGAATGGTTACAAGAAAATATACCAATGGATAAAGGTATTATGAAGCAGTTCCTAAAATCAGGATATATATATGAAGAAAAACTATTTCCGACAGAAACAGGTTCACCGCAAGGTGGAGCTATCTCTAGTATATATGCAAATATGACATTAGATGGACTAGAAAAAGTGATTCAAAACAAATACCACAGAAATTCAAAAGGTAAAATAGAGAATCACTACAGAGCCAAAACTAAAGTGAATTTAATTCGATATGCTGATGACTTTGTTATCACTGCAAACTCAAAAGAAGTTGCCGAAGAACTTAAAACTACTGTTAGTCAATTCCTTGGATCAAGAGGGCTCACACTATCAGAAGAAAAGACTAGGATTACACATATTGACAAAGGATTTGACTTTCTTGGCTGGACATTTAAGAAATACAAAGGGAAATTAATAGTTAAACCTTCTAAAAGTTCCATTAAAAACATAATTAGAAGATGCTCCACAATAATCCTGAAAGAGGGGAAAGCTAGCACTCAATCTGATTTAATACGAAGGCTTAATCAAGTCATAAGAGGCTGGACGAATTATCACAAACACGTTGTTGCTAGCAAAGCTTTTTCATACATTAATAACACCCTTTATTACCTATTACAGCAATGGGCAAAACACAGACACCCTAACAAGAACCAATGGTGGCGGTTAAATAGATACTGGCATGAAAAAAACGTAAAAAGATGGCTTTTCACGACTGACGATTATAGTCTTATTAATTTGAGGCGGATTAAAATCGTTAGACACCCAAAACTGCAGATTTCAAAAACACCGTTTTTAGATAAGGACTATTTTGATCAAAGAAAGATGAAACTGCATGCACTTGTTGCCGCCTGA
- a CDS encoding IS3 family transposase: MQAFRGTKQKITDGECSSKKNPRDRKKAILSEVRYEDTYLAIQGLANENKFPITELCILGGVSHSAYYKWLHREKSNRELKNEKLLKLICGLYEENDGILGYRQMTIKIRREYNKTVNYKRIYRLMRIIGLKSVCRKKRYNYIKSTTEVTAENILARNFKAEQINEKWLTDVTEFKYGRSGQKAYLSAIFDLGDRSIVSYVIGNSNNNQLVYDTFNLAIKAYPYAKPIFHSDRGFQVRQEVA, encoded by the coding sequence ATACAAGCTTTTAGAGGCACAAAACAGAAGATTACAGATGGAGAATGCTCTTCTAAAAAAAATCCAAGAGATAGAAAGAAGGCGATATTAAGCGAAGTTAGATACGAAGATACTTATCTTGCAATCCAAGGACTAGCTAATGAAAATAAATTTCCTATAACTGAGTTGTGCATTCTAGGCGGCGTTAGCCATTCTGCATATTATAAATGGCTACACAGAGAAAAAAGCAATCGAGAACTTAAAAACGAAAAATTATTGAAACTTATTTGCGGGTTATATGAAGAAAATGACGGTATCTTAGGCTATCGCCAGATGACGATTAAAATCCGTAGAGAATATAATAAAACAGTTAATTATAAACGAATTTATCGTCTTATGCGGATAATAGGATTAAAATCCGTATGCAGAAAGAAAAGATATAATTATATTAAGTCAACTACTGAAGTTACTGCAGAAAATATTTTGGCTAGAAATTTCAAAGCAGAACAAATTAATGAAAAATGGCTTACAGATGTAACCGAGTTTAAATATGGGAGAAGTGGCCAAAAGGCTTATCTAAGTGCAATATTTGATTTAGGTGATAGAAGCATTGTTTCATATGTCATTGGTAATTCTAATAATAATCAATTGGTTTATGACACCTTTAATCTTGCTATTAAAGCATACCCTTATGCTAAACCAATATTTCATAGTGACCGAGGTTTCCAGGTGCGACAAGAAGTCGCGTAA
- a CDS encoding helix-turn-helix domain-containing protein, whose product MGRKSIISDQQKIKAVTSYLNGKASMLSLCNKFKVHKSSFQKWVIRYKSEGEAGLKHSCKNASYTAKSKINIVKEYLGGHGSLNDLCIKYHISSNTVLCNWVKKYNGHENIKSSGVGGKHIMTKGRKTSYYERIEIIKYCIENNNNYNKTIEKYKVSYPQIYTWMKKYNQFGIEVLIDRRGKPKLEELMTEDEKSKAKYKLLEAQNRRLQMENALLKKIQEIERRRY is encoded by the coding sequence ATGGGAAGAAAATCAATTATCTCAGACCAACAAAAAATCAAGGCTGTAACATCATATCTAAATGGAAAAGCTAGTATGTTAAGCTTATGCAACAAATTTAAAGTGCATAAGAGTTCTTTTCAAAAATGGGTAATACGATATAAATCGGAAGGTGAAGCAGGGTTAAAGCATTCTTGCAAAAATGCTTCTTATACTGCCAAATCTAAGATTAACATTGTAAAAGAATATCTTGGTGGACACGGCTCACTGAATGATTTATGTATTAAGTATCATATTTCTTCAAATACAGTTTTATGCAATTGGGTAAAGAAGTATAATGGTCATGAAAATATAAAATCTTCTGGAGTAGGAGGAAAACATATAATGACCAAGGGACGCAAGACTTCTTATTATGAACGCATTGAAATTATAAAATACTGTATTGAAAACAATAACAATTATAATAAAACTATTGAAAAATATAAGGTATCTTATCCTCAGATTTATACATGGATGAAGAAGTATAATCAGTTTGGTATTGAAGTGCTTATAGACCGACGTGGAAAGCCAAAACTTGAAGAGCTAATGACAGAAGATGAAAAGTCAAAAGCTAAATACAAGCTTTTAGAGGCACAAAACAGAAGATTACAGATGGAGAATGCTCTTCTAAAAAAAATCCAAGAGATAGAAAGAAGGCGATATTAA
- a CDS encoding UvrD-helicase domain-containing protein codes for MHTKNLSISIENIRKEEQVFEKIAQCIDAKKSMVFDAGAGAGKTYSLLQSLKYIVNQYGKILKRHSQKILCITYTNIAVSEIKERLGNSSLIEVSTIHDCVWGIIGPYQKQLVEIHYEKINYEICMIEKRLESEKWAEKYRDLLDVEKNELLETMNGKKEDYYKHKNDNSALFKAALSEVLNIFPDLFRNVTNFKKIVDNLFRIQKYQKCIKKIDAKESKFNKVVYDARFNNDKLESMKISHDTLLDYTEKIVEENDLLKQIICDKYPFILVDEYQDTNRKVIMTLSALNKYSTEIQHDFFVGYYGDVKQDIYDTGVGSDFYDIHKGLIRIKKTFNRRSAKEIISIANQIRNDDLKQEPIYEDFPEGSVSFYNMNISRQEFINAHIEKWNITEKNKLHCFELTNELVAQQSGFENIYNFYKNSAWYKVGKRYEFLRDHVLSLDIKKLGVTQILFFRILDFKFRINQNKTVVSDVIFEKIAQNINILELTNLLTKFKNATGETLKDYIESLFSQYHNGDDKYDKNLEYIIGDDIKSYSDVEEFILNQLYLFDEQNEQSDADILKSKEDVSKFLEININEFDLWHTFIIDKCGSDTIYHTYHGTKGREFDNVIVFMNAKFGSDREYFSRLLKVLSIKDEKAERNTNIEEARNLLYVAVTRTILNLSFLYLDDIGDSKVQVEHVFGEIKYDI; via the coding sequence ATGCATACTAAAAATCTTTCTATATCAATTGAGAATATAAGAAAAGAAGAACAAGTATTTGAGAAGATAGCTCAATGTATTGATGCAAAAAAGAGTATGGTTTTTGATGCTGGAGCCGGTGCAGGAAAAACCTATTCATTATTACAGTCATTAAAATACATTGTAAATCAGTATGGTAAAATACTGAAAAGACACAGTCAAAAAATTTTATGTATTACATATACCAATATTGCCGTTTCTGAAATTAAAGAAAGATTAGGCAATAGTAGTTTGATTGAAGTTTCTACTATACATGATTGTGTGTGGGGCATCATAGGACCGTATCAAAAACAGCTTGTGGAAATTCATTATGAAAAGATAAATTATGAGATTTGTATGATAGAGAAAAGACTAGAAAGTGAAAAGTGGGCAGAAAAATACAGAGATCTATTAGATGTTGAAAAGAATGAGTTGTTAGAAACAATGAATGGCAAAAAAGAAGATTATTATAAACATAAAAATGATAATTCCGCGTTATTCAAAGCTGCGTTATCTGAAGTTTTAAATATATTTCCTGATCTTTTTAGAAATGTTACTAATTTTAAAAAAATAGTTGATAATTTATTTAGAATTCAAAAATATCAAAAATGCATAAAAAAAATAGATGCAAAGGAAAGTAAATTTAATAAAGTTGTATATGATGCTCGATTTAATAATGATAAACTTGAATCAATGAAAATTAGCCATGATACTTTGCTAGATTATACTGAAAAGATTGTTGAAGAAAATGATTTATTAAAACAAATTATATGTGATAAATATCCATTTATTTTAGTAGATGAATATCAAGATACAAATCGTAAGGTTATTATGACATTGAGCGCTCTAAATAAATATTCTACAGAGATACAACATGATTTTTTTGTAGGTTATTACGGAGATGTAAAACAAGATATTTATGATACTGGTGTGGGTAGTGATTTTTATGATATTCATAAAGGATTAATAAGAATAAAAAAAACGTTCAATAGACGATCAGCAAAAGAAATAATCTCTATTGCTAATCAAATTAGGAACGATGATTTAAAGCAAGAACCAATATATGAAGACTTTCCTGAAGGTAGTGTAAGTTTTTATAACATGAATATTAGTCGACAAGAATTTATTAATGCTCATATTGAAAAGTGGAATATAACAGAAAAGAATAAGTTGCATTGTTTTGAATTAACTAATGAGCTTGTTGCTCAACAAAGCGGCTTTGAAAATATTTATAATTTTTATAAAAATTCAGCTTGGTATAAAGTAGGGAAACGTTATGAATTTTTACGGGATCATGTATTGAGCTTAGATATTAAAAAATTAGGTGTCACACAGATTTTGTTCTTTAGAATACTAGATTTTAAATTTAGAATCAATCAAAATAAAACTGTAGTTTCAGATGTTATTTTTGAAAAAATCGCACAAAATATAAACATTCTAGAGTTGACAAATCTATTAACAAAATTTAAAAATGCCACTGGTGAAACTCTAAAGGATTATATCGAGAGTTTATTTTCACAATATCATAATGGTGATGATAAGTATGATAAAAATTTGGAATATATAATTGGTGATGATATTAAATCATACTCAGATGTTGAAGAATTTATTTTAAATCAACTTTATCTCTTTGATGAGCAAAACGAACAATCAGATGCAGACATCCTAAAGAGTAAGGAGGATGTATCTAAGTTTCTTGAAATTAATATAAATGAATTTGATTTATGGCATACTTTTATTATAGATAAATGCGGGAGTGATACTATATATCATACCTATCATGGAACCAAAGGACGAGAGTTTGATAATGTAATTGTCTTTATGAACGCTAAATTTGGTAGTGACAGGGAATACTTCAGTAGATTACTTAAAGTATTGTCAATAAAAGATGAGAAAGCAGAAAGAAATACTAATATTGAAGAAGCGAGAAACTTACTTTATGTTGCAGTGACAAGAACTATATTAAATTTAAGCTTCCTTTATTTAGATGATATAGGTGACTCTAAAGTGCAGGTTGAACATGTTTTTGGCGAAATAAAATACGATATTTAG
- a CDS encoding ATP-dependent nuclease translates to MYLKSVLLENFRKFRYKNNIIEFVSAEDYKKDASINIAPKTTLIIGKNNSGKTTVIDALNKLINNVAFKATDFNFDYLKELSNLYTIEYLDSEDLKLPTLKFIVTVGIDNGKEDILTNIIPFMSLEDTEKSEIDIIIGWEIIDRELFIKAVKEFIPKNFKNQKFDRFLELIDKTDFEISYYNTNKDKKKNFNLKKLIELTPIRANNVNSEDCLSDAFCKIIDYRYANVIDPQIVNELDKQIVDINDSLTRDISTQHTNNINSSLSKMILGEKCQILLKSDLNFQKLIKNVLKYEYVEGKNNIPERQFGLGYTNLMMIIAEIITYMEKYPETSFNSQINLISIEEPETFMHPQMQEQFIKNINEMITSLLENNNKHVNSQIIIITHSAHILNSKIHEGNTFNNINYITSIDNCAKSECLNDNVMIDLPKNPKNNKERWKREQKLKFLKKHIKFRVSELFFADAAIFVEGITEYTLLQHYLDIDLCFSKYYISVILVDGAHAKVYENLIHALSIPSLIVTDIDIKREKLEKGEKDIKSPGQKPLYLQMGTDELKGRETTNSTLSHFYKSKNAEFIINGDYKHVDNLMVICQKDPIETYYPTSFEESFILTNLKNNIVNNALKKVKPDIYKDIIKNGGIVKNSFKLQKKLSDSKSDFANELLYEILICDDKTLIPILPKYINDGLLFLQDRLRGN, encoded by the coding sequence ATGTATTTAAAAAGTGTATTACTCGAAAATTTTAGAAAATTTCGTTATAAAAATAATATAATCGAATTCGTTAGTGCAGAAGATTACAAGAAGGATGCTAGTATTAATATAGCACCTAAAACAACATTGATTATTGGGAAAAATAATAGTGGGAAAACAACAGTTATAGACGCTTTGAATAAATTAATAAATAATGTAGCATTTAAAGCTACGGATTTTAACTTTGATTATCTAAAAGAATTATCTAATCTATATACTATTGAATATTTGGATAGTGAAGATTTAAAATTACCTACATTGAAATTTATTGTTACAGTTGGAATTGATAATGGTAAGGAAGACATATTAACTAATATTATTCCTTTTATGTCTCTTGAAGACACAGAAAAGTCAGAGATAGATATTATTATTGGGTGGGAGATAATAGATCGTGAATTGTTTATAAAAGCTGTAAAAGAATTTATTCCAAAAAATTTTAAAAATCAAAAATTTGATAGATTTTTAGAGTTAATTGATAAAACTGATTTTGAAATTTCATACTATAATACAAATAAGGACAAAAAGAAAAATTTTAATTTAAAAAAATTAATTGAACTAACACCAATTAGAGCAAATAATGTTAATAGCGAAGATTGTTTATCTGATGCATTTTGCAAGATTATAGATTATAGATATGCTAACGTTATAGATCCTCAAATCGTCAATGAATTAGATAAACAAATTGTTGATATTAATGATAGCTTAACTAGAGATATAAGTACGCAACATACCAATAATATTAATTCATCATTAAGCAAAATGATATTAGGTGAAAAATGCCAGATCTTATTAAAGTCAGATTTGAATTTTCAAAAATTGATTAAAAATGTTCTTAAATATGAATATGTAGAAGGAAAAAATAATATACCGGAACGACAATTTGGATTAGGATATACTAATTTAATGATGATTATTGCAGAGATCATTACATACATGGAAAAATATCCGGAAACTTCATTTAATAGTCAAATAAATCTTATTTCTATAGAAGAACCAGAAACCTTTATGCATCCCCAAATGCAGGAACAGTTTATAAAAAATATTAATGAGATGATCACTTCTTTGTTGGAAAATAATAATAAGCATGTAAATAGCCAGATTATTATAATAACTCATTCAGCACATATACTTAATAGTAAGATACATGAAGGTAATACTTTCAACAATATTAACTATATTACAAGTATCGATAATTGTGCCAAGTCGGAATGTTTAAATGACAATGTAATGATTGATCTCCCTAAAAATCCTAAAAATAATAAAGAACGGTGGAAACGAGAACAAAAACTTAAGTTTCTAAAGAAGCATATAAAATTTAGAGTTTCAGAGCTTTTCTTTGCTGATGCAGCCATATTTGTCGAAGGAATAACAGAGTATACATTGCTTCAACATTATTTAGATATAGATCTTTGTTTCAGTAAGTATTATATTTCAGTTATTTTAGTAGACGGTGCTCATGCGAAAGTTTATGAAAATCTCATTCATGCTTTAAGCATACCTTCTTTAATTGTTACAGATATTGACATTAAAAGAGAAAAATTAGAAAAAGGTGAAAAGGATATAAAAAGTCCTGGTCAAAAACCGCTCTATCTGCAAATGGGTACAGATGAGTTAAAGGGAAGGGAGACAACTAATAGTACATTATCTCATTTTTATAAAAGCAAAAATGCTGAGTTTATAATTAATGGTGATTATAAACACGTAGATAACTTAATGGTGATTTGTCAGAAAGACCCTATTGAAACTTATTATCCAACAAGTTTTGAAGAATCTTTTATATTAACCAATTTAAAAAACAATATAGTTAATAATGCACTGAAAAAAGTTAAGCCAGATATATACAAAGACATAATTAAGAACGGGGGTATAGTCAAAAATTCATTTAAGTTACAAAAAAAGTTATCAGATTCAAAAAGTGATTTTGCAAATGAATTGCTATATGAAATTTTGATATGCGATGATAAAACATTAATACCTATATTACCCAAATATATTAATGATGGATTGCTTTTTTTGCAAGATAGATTGAGAGGTAATTAA
- a CDS encoding 6-phosphogluconolactonase has protein sequence MKKEYILSDAKFIYSKNELGYQEVLDDFKNAEEIIIVTYNISEKQALLIRKLADTSLETKISIFTNIPSRWDTYYKDTYRNAARKKIDVYLTKLKPDSIGEKVSVFFNFDNHGKIIMTNNVVYVGSANYSEESKNNSEFGIISRDLDYITFLKEEITKELEKSSTPYFEYDYLPMLLEVKMHLSNLFALKGELFDQVYSYYDELDGKGYFYNDTEERLSQITIDNIIEELYKCSELFGTIYDVADQLTYDDSILDKLNEYYENLRSLENQFEDVPSNEEVYELACFDSSERANQILQDEYSAEAYDEYLEGYVQKAMDSVHEDFQNLCQEAKDSLDDMLKILDDYLNSSKKSLDKFEELEFRKINDDIDNT, from the coding sequence TTGAAAAAGGAATATATTTTGTCTGATGCGAAGTTCATTTATTCTAAGAATGAGTTAGGATATCAGGAAGTTTTGGATGATTTTAAAAACGCTGAAGAAATTATTATTGTTACTTACAATATTTCAGAAAAACAGGCACTTCTCATCAGAAAACTGGCTGATACATCTTTGGAAACAAAAATAAGTATATTTACAAATATCCCTTCACGTTGGGATACATATTATAAGGATACTTATAGAAATGCTGCAAGAAAGAAAATAGATGTTTATTTAACTAAGTTGAAACCAGATAGCATTGGAGAGAAAGTTAGTGTTTTCTTTAACTTTGACAATCACGGGAAAATAATAATGACAAATAATGTGGTATATGTAGGTTCTGCAAATTATTCCGAGGAAAGTAAGAACAACAGTGAGTTTGGAATTATTAGTCGAGATCTGGATTATATTACATTCCTGAAAGAAGAAATAACAAAAGAACTAGAGAAGTCATCAACACCATATTTTGAATATGATTACCTTCCAATGCTATTGGAAGTTAAAATGCATTTATCAAATTTGTTCGCTCTTAAAGGAGAATTATTTGATCAGGTTTACTCTTATTATGACGAGTTAGACGGAAAAGGATATTTCTATAATGACACAGAAGAAAGATTAAGCCAAATAACAATCGATAATATTATTGAAGAGTTATATAAATGCTCAGAACTATTTGGCACAATATATGATGTAGCTGACCAATTAACTTATGATGATAGCATATTGGATAAATTAAACGAGTACTATGAAAATCTGAGATCTTTAGAGAATCAATTTGAAGATGTCCCTTCAAATGAAGAAGTATATGAGTTAGCTTGTTTTGATTCTTCTGAAAGGGCGAATCAGATACTTCAAGATGAATATAGTGCTGAAGCGTATGATGAGTATTTAGAAGGTTATGTTCAGAAGGCAATGGATAGTGTTCATGAAGACTTCCAAAATTTATGCCAAGAAGCGAAAGATTCATTAGATGACATGCTTAAGATTTTGGATGACTATTTAAACTCATCTAAAAAATCATTAGATAAATTCGAAGAGTTAGAATTCAGAAAAATAAATGATGATATTGATAATACATAA